The Oscillospiraceae bacterium genome contains a region encoding:
- a CDS encoding putative membrane protein insertion efficiency factor, with the protein MIARLLAAPIRFYKKYISPHLGHHCRFLPTCSEYALQALEVHGAAKGTLLAVWRILRCNPFGKTGYDPVPEKGRWKNDRRRLRRV; encoded by the coding sequence ATGATCGCCCGGCTGCTGGCGGCGCCCATCCGCTTTTATAAAAAGTACATTTCGCCCCATCTGGGGCATCACTGCCGTTTTCTGCCCACCTGCAGCGAGTACGCGCTGCAGGCGCTGGAGGTGCACGGCGCGGCAAAGGGCACGCTGCTGGCGGTGTGGCGCATTTTGCGCTGCAACCCCTTCGGCAAAACGGGCTACGACCCCGTTCCCGAAAAGGGCCGCTGGAAAAACGACCGGCGCAGGCTGCGCCGCGTCTGA